One part of the Anopheles coustani chromosome 2, idAnoCousDA_361_x.2, whole genome shotgun sequence genome encodes these proteins:
- the LOC131262442 gene encoding uncharacterized protein LOC131262442, which translates to MSPRVNLILSLVVTLLVIVDGTVGHGHGRGHGHGGHGGRHHHRHGHHRHGHHHHNPVVISLAIYEPKGIEVNVRRLNESVEYFAVDLAINPDGSGTPDASMNTSEVVYGKFILTNTDVVIRPGDFLNVSWTMGYSNGNVTQGEQMLRVYSSMIRRNCSCESTNPSEVPSKGGPRVSTTPAPISSIPPWTRTTTTEVPRYTTRPTIRSEQSTSPSYTEFEGDSADLSYTDEMDHFDCEIDPSTNLCRSSYFDVRLNADRVDTQPSKLIAKSSHEDDVRNLKGIIDTLLKEPCLRVPRSNWLTLSVSSYSGDSSADPLSYVRRSLGKQPKLKALVNSATRSARLDNGKIRFEMATQLDKQMMLYLSKEVGLSSVKDYDHRA; encoded by the exons ATGTCTCCTCGAGTGAATTTGATTCTGTCCTTGGTGgtaacacttttggtgatcgTCGACGGCACTGTCGGTCACGGCCACGGCCGTGGTCACGGTCATGGAGGCCACGGAGGCCGTCATCACCATAGACATGGGCACCATAGACACGGGCACCATCATCACAATCCCGTCGTAATTTCGCTTGCCATCTACGAGCCAAAGGGAATCGAAGTAAACGTCAGGAGACTGAACGAATCGGTCGAATACTTTGCGGTGGACTTGGCCATCAACCCGGATGGCAGCGGAACTCCCGACGCTTCGATGAACACGTCCGAGGTGGTGTACGGCAAGTTCATCCTGACGAACACCGACGTGGTCATCAGGCCGGGTGATTTCTTGAACGTCTCCTGGACCATGGGATATTCGAATGGGAATGTCACCCAAGGTGAACAGATGCTGCGGGTTTATT CAAGCATGATCCGGCGGAACTGTTCATGTGAAAGTACAAACCCGTCCGAGGTTCCCTCCAAAGGTGGCCCCCGGGTAAGCACAACTCCGGCACCGATTTCTTCGATTCCACCCTGGACTCGTACAACGACCACCGAAGTCCCCCGGTATACGACGCGTCCTACCATTCGGTCGGAACAATCAACTTCTCCCTCTTACACCGAATTCGAGGGCGACAGTGCCGACCTAAGCTACACCGATGAAATGGACCACTTCGACTGTGAGATCGACCCGAGCACAAACCTCTGCCGGTCGAGCTATTTCGATGTCAGGTTAAATGCAGACAGGGTTGATACACAACCATCGAAACTCATCGCCAAATCCAGCCACGAGGACGATGTGCGAAACCTGAAAGGAATCATCGACACGCTGCTGAAGGAACCGTGTCTAAGGGTACCGAGAAGTAACTGGCTGACGCTGTCCGTCTCTTCGTACTCCGGTGACAGCAGTGCCGATCCGTTGAGTTATGTGCGCCGTAGCCTTGGAAAGCAGCCGAAGTTGAAGGCCCTGGTCAATAGTGCGACGCGAAGCGCACGGCTCGACAATGGAAAGATCCGTTTTGAAATGGCAACTCAGCTGGACAAGCAGATGATGCTGTATCTCTCCAAGGAGGTTGGCCTGAGTTCGGTCAAAGACTACGACCATCGCGCATAA